The sequence ATAGATGTTTGATCTCTTTTGTTGGGAAGTATCTATGATCAATTTATCCCCATTAAGCATTGCAGCTATCAAGCAGTATCTTTGCATCCTTTGGCAGTGGGTTATAAACTTCTATCTGTGTTGGCAGGATTTCATTCCGTCTAACCTGTAGGATCTCTTAGAAAGAAAACCCAATGTGCTATTTTATGCTGTGGTGAAGATGTCAGCTAGTCTGTGCAGGCTAAATGGGTTACATCAGCATTTGAAGTATGATGCTATCCTCATTTTTTTCTCAGTAATCTGGGACTGTTGTGATACTGTTGATGACAGTCAGTTTTTTGGTGTTTAATGGGCTGAGATTGTATGGTTGGTCGGGCCCTGGTTGCAATGTGGCCACTGCAGCTACACTCTTCTGCCTTCTGGTGGTGAATTGTGCTACTGCAGAACCTGGCCCCGTGTTTCAGGCAGCTTTAGAGCCAGGAAACTGCCGGCTGCGAGCGCGCCCGCAGCGAACAAGATGGGCACAGCCTTGGTGATGCCTACGAAGGACTGGAAGATGCTTATGCCGAGGACAGCAGCCAGCTTGCAAAGGGCATTTAAGAAGCCAAATGCAGTTGTCCTAAAAAAGAGAAGATAATGGAAATTGGCAGAGTAACTTCTCAGAACTTAACATGAAATAAATCTAACTGCATAAAATACCCCTTTATTCACTTTGCAAGAAGGAGCTGTAACACTTAAAACAAATGTGAGGTAGGTGCGCTTGCCTTTTATCCGAGGGGTACAGTTCCACAGTCAACACATCCAGGGCATTCCAGGAAGCTATGCTGATGCCGCCGAAGAGACATAAGAGGGCGATCATTCCCGACTCGGTACTGCCGAATGACAGGAAGAAACAGCTGACACAAGATATGACACTTGATCCCGCTGTGTAGGAAAAGAGATTGAGggcgaagagaaagagagagagaaaaaaaatcaaagATAAGGGCTCTTTCTGTAGTAGGCTAATCATGAAAtactgtggtatagtaaagcctGCATGGTTCATGTATCATCAGATGTATAATCTCACAAGAAGCACCTTTTTTTGAATGTTGTATAAAGCATTAAAAACACATGAATGAAGGCGTGACATACCCAACATCCTCAGACGTCCAATTTTGTCCATCAGCAAGGCTGACACAATGTTGCCGGGCAACACGGCCAATGTGCCCAGGAAACTGACAAAGTAGATCATGTAGGCGTTGTTGTCATCAGTGAAGTCCAACAGACAGCCTTCCTTGTTGTGTAGGAAGGTGCTGTTTACAAGTTTGCTGTTGATGATTCTGTTCTGGAACAAGTCTGACAAGAGAATTGAAAGCAAGAGAGGTGTCAAGAAGGGGCCAAGGGTAGGATACTGCCCAGTTCAATGCAAGGCAATATTCTAAGCTCTACTCTATATCGTTTTATGCTTCTTGTTTTGGGAGAGACTTTACCTGTATTGTAAAAGAGAGTTGCGATAAAGGTGCAGTTTCTGAAGAAGCTTCTGCTAGAGGTGATGTCCTCGAAGTAGCACTCCTCAAACACTGAGTCCTCAAACACCATGGACTTCATCTTAAGGTTCATGAACCTTGCGGACAATGGTAAAGTTAGAAAGACCTTGTATTAGAAAGACCAGCTGTATTAGAGTCGACTACAAATTAGTGTCCATTGCATAGTTGTGAAATTAAGGCCAGCACAGTTAACCATTCCTGATTAGATACAGAAAGGCATATTGCAAATTCACAAAGTTCTGTGTAATATCATGAGGACTGACTTGTCGTTGAAGTACTGTCCTTGGCGGTGCACCTGGTTCTCCAAGGTGAAGTTAAAAGTGACATGCTCCACTCGCTCCTTGGTGAAGAACTTGGTGCGCGAGGCATATTCCTGCTTCTGGATGTACTTGATCATGTCAGGGAACCACACTGTCAGCCCATAGTAGCTGGGGGAGAAGTAAAATACAAAAGTGGTTCAACCAAATAAACATGATTACGTTTCTTCATTTTTCACTATGTTGAAATCAGTTGAGATAAGTATGAACCTCAATGGCCGGCCTGTTAAGATGGCAGGAGACATGATCTTTTAGAACCTTTTTAGATTTGATATGATAAAACATTTCTTGAGCTTTCTGATTGATCAGAAAATAACCGGTTTGTGCACAGGCCGCTGATAACAACTAAGGTCATGGCCCTGGTTCTGCTACCTGAACGACATGGTAAACCAGACAGCCATCATCAtgaaggtggtccttctgtactCTGGATTGAAGATGGCCAAGAAGTTACTCCGCACCTGTAGCAACCCACAGAAAAGTACTAAGATATGCACCTAGGTTTTTGTTTTACAGCTGAGTCGGtttaaaaacacaaaaacacactatAAAACCCACTTAGCATAAATTGGGCTTTGGTCGTTTCGGATAAAACGCCTGCTGAGAGGCGTACATAATCTGTGCAGTCTCATACAGTAAATGAACATATACTatgtgaaatataaaatatacacaCATAAAACCATCATATTTTCATACCTGTATAGGATCTTAAACATGACGCTTACCTGGTGGAATAGGCTGGTCAGCTTCAATTTATAGCGTCTCAAAGTTGATATGTCTCCCACCATGTCCACCAGCTCATCCATCTGCTTTACAGTCTTGATGGTGGTGACCTGGGGAAACAATTACCTTCCATTTTCAACTCATCTGTATGCAGTACATGGTATACATTAGGTCAGATTAGATTAGAACAACTCCATTTTCCTGTGAGGGAAATTCCCATTTGGAGTGGTAAAAAAATGTACCACAAAATAGTAGGTCTAGCATATGCAGTAAACAAGTAATAGTCTCATCACATACTTCCAGCCTGGGGACGAGGTTACACAGAAATAAACAGCTAGGACAGGACAATACAACTTCATAAACCCTTTCTGCAGAAGAACCTTTCAATTCAAAGGCTTTACATATTTGTCTCAGACATACTCACAGAAAACACCTTCTCTGGGTGTCCCTTTGCTCTCATGTTGGTGTCGTGAACTTGTTTCAGAATCATCCAGCCTTCGTCGTGTTTGCCGTTCTGTTGGGAAATGATCGCATAGTTCATCAAAAACACGCACAGTTGAAACACGTCACGAGTATTGTGAAACATCATGTCTGTGTGAAGTATCTAAGGGTTTACTGTAATGTGCCTTTATATCATTTCCATGAATTTGGAATAAAAccttatattttgggttatgcTAGTAGAGTAAGTAGTGCGAAGCTCCAAAATCAATGTGGACAgtgcattcacaaagtattcagacctcttgacttttccacattttgttagcttattctaaaatggattccatcgttttttcccctcatcaatctacaaataataccccacaatgactaagcaaaaacaggtttacagAAATGTTCGCAAAATAAATGTGCAATAATTCAAATTTACGTAAcggttcagaccctttactcagtacttttttgaagcacctttggcagtgattacagccttgattattcttgggtatgacgctacaagcttggcacacctgtatttggggagtttctcccattcttctctgcagatccttaagctctgtcaggttggatggggagcatcgctgcacagttattttcaggtctctccagagatgttcgattgggcccaagtccaggttctggctgggccactcaaggacattcagacacttgtcccgaagccactcctcccatctctacagagaaactctagagctCCTCTGTTTATTCAAGCTAAAGTactgccatagattttcaagacgaaaCTGTAACTAGATCATCATACttattcaatgtcatcttggtaagcaactccactgtatatttggccttgtgttttaggttgtccTGCtaaaaaggtgaatttgtctcacaGTGTCTGTAGGAAAGCaaactgaagcaggttttcctctaggattttgcctgtgcttagctctattggGTTTACAAGCATTCCAATAACATGAcgcagccaccacaatgcttgaaaatatgaagagtggtacttagtgacgcgttgtgttggatttgccccaaacataacactttggaTTCAGGAAagaaagttaatttctttgccacattttttgcagttttactttaatgttttgaagaaaaaaaatctacacaggcttccttattttcactctttcatttaggttagtattgtggagtagctacaatgttgttgatccatcctcagttttctcctatcacagccattaaactctgtaactgttttaaagtcaccattgattggtctcatggtgaaattcctgagtGGTTCTCTAGCTCTTtggcaactaagttaggaaggacacctgtatctttgtagtgacagggtgtattgattacatccaaagtgtaattcataactttaccatgctcaaagagatattaaACGTATGCCCCccccccatctaccaataggtgcccttctttgcgaggcattggaaaacctcactGGTATTTGTTgttaaatctgtgtttgaaattcactgctcgactgagggaccttacagataattgcatgtgtggggtacagagatgaagaaGTCATTGAAAAATCATGCTAAACTATTATTGTACACAGATTgattccatgcaacttattatgtgacttgttaagaaaatatttactcctgaacttacttAGGCTTGCAAcaaaaaagggtctgaatacttattgacgcaaaacatttcagcttttcattttttattattttgtaaaaaattctaaaaacataattacactttgacattatggactATTGTATGTaggcctcgacacaatcctgtctcggctcTAGGAACAATTCTTTGAACTtcatggcttggtgtttgctTTGAAATGctctgccaactgtgggaccttatatagacagctgtgtgcccctttccaaatcatgtccaatcaattgaatttaccacagatggacgccaatcaagatgtagaaacatctcaaggatgatcaatggaaataggatgcacctgatctcaatttcgagtctcatagcaaagggtctgaatacttctgtttttttttgttttttgaatacatttgcaaagatgtctataaacctgtttttgctttgtcattatggggtattgtgtgtagattgttgaggaacatgttttattgaatacattttagaataaggctgtagggtaacaaaatgtggaaacagtctgaataaagaaaaggggtctgaataccttccgaatgcactgtaaatctgAAGAATTGAAAATACTAAATGAACAATATCCCAGATTGTGCCTTTTAAAGGTATGATCTGCCTATGTTTACTGCTGTTCAATAGCCAACTCAGGTAATGATATATTAGGCATCAAATTATTGAGGTCAGAATTGGACTTGGGTAAACTGCTTCTATATGGACTTGTGAGAAAGCGACCCTTGCTTACCTCTAAGAAGAAGCGAGGGCTTTCTGGCATGGTGGTGAGAGAAGCAATAGCCGCAACAGAGGGAAATGCACACACCAGGACGAACACACGCCAGCTGTGGAACTGGTACGCTGAGCCCATCTGGAAACTCCAgcctgggaggagaggaagcagagagagagaaatgggacgaAGCACAAACTGTATCCCTGCGTAATCACTAGATACAACTTTATGGTAAGGCACTTTGAGGGCTTTTGGGGCCATATCCGTGATGATTGAATTCCCGCCATAGGCTACTCACCATAGTGTGGGATGATGGCCCAGGCCATAGCTGAGGCATAGATGCCACCAATCATCCAGAACATGCAGAGCCAACTGAGGTGCTCCCCACGTTTCTCCTGGGCCAGAAACTCTGAGTAGTAGGAGAACACAATGGGGATGGAACCACCGATCCTGAAAGGATTAGCATAGAGAAACAAACCACTGGAGGTTAAATTAAATCAAACTTGAAGATCATATTTGTTGGTAGGCGTGCTACAAAGCTTCCGAGATGGTGCTATTGGGATGAAAGGTAATTCTTAGCATTAAAGCCAAGAAAATCTAACTCTCCTAATTAttaacagtgccttcagaaagtattcataccccttgaattattccacattttgttgtgttgcagcctgaattcaaatatatattttttctcaacCATCAACACAcagtaccctataatgacaaagtgaaaacatgtttttagacatttttgcaaatttggggaaaattaaatacaaaatatctcatttatataagtattcacacccctgagccgatacatgttagaatcacctttggcagtgattacagctcatagtgtttctgggtaagtatctaagagctttgcaaaccTGGATTGTAAAATATTTGCACATTACTCATTttacaattcttcaagctctgtcaagttggttgttgatcactgctagacagccattttcaagtactgccatagattttcaagacgaaaCTGTAACTAGATTACTCAGGAATATTCATCTTGTTAAGCAACTCcactgtatatttggccttgtgttttaggttgtccTGCtaaaaaggtgaatttgtctcacaGTGTCTGTAGGAAAGCaaactgaagcaggttttcctctaggattttgcttgtgcttagctctattcggTTTATCTTTATCCTAAATAACAAGGATtccaataacatgatgcagccaccacaatgcttgaaaatatgaagagtggtactcagtgatgtgttgtgttggatttgacccaaacataatgctttgtattcaggacagaaAGGTAAttcctttgccacattttttgcagttttacattAATGCCTTAatgcaaacagaatgcatgttttgaaaaaaaataatctatacaggcttccttattttcactctttcatttaggttagtattgtggagtagctacactgttgttgatccatcctcagttttctcctatcacagccattaaactctgtaactgttttaaagtcaccattgattggtctcatggtgaaattcctgagcggTTATCTAACTCTTTGGCAACTGacttaggaaggacacctgtatctttgtagtgacagggtgtattgatacaccatccaaagtgtaagtaATAACTTCACCttgctcaaagagatattcaacGTATGCTccccccatctaccaataggtgcccttctttgcgagtcattggaaaacctccctggtctttgtggttgaatttgtgctggaaattcactgctcgactgaaggagcttacagataattgtatgtgtggggtacagagatgaagtagtcattTATAAATACTATTAAaccctattattgcacacagagtgagtccatgcaacttattatgtgacttgttaagaaaatgtttactcctgaacttatttaggcttgccataacaaaggggttgaatacatttCATTTCAAGACATTTTAGATTTtcgttttttattcatttgtaaaaaattcCAAAAACGtagttccactttgacattatgggctaGTGTGTGTAGGCCGATGACAAAAATgttcaatttaatccattttcaattcagactttaacacagcaaaatgtggaaaaagtcaaggggtgtgaatactttctgaaggcactgcaacCATATTAAAAAGCCCTTAAGCCCACCTGCATCTGTTTGTCACTCATTCACCATCCGTCAGTTTTCAGAATCTTACCCAACACCAGAGAGTAGTCTGCATAACAGAAAGGTGCTGTAGCCCTGAacaaaggaggagaagaaggagaagacaCTGTTgatggagagacagatgagaaGGGACTGCCGTCGGCCGATCCGGTCAGCGAGCCCACCCCACACGAATGCCCCGACCATCATTCCCAGATAAACAATCAGACCTGCAGAGGACGGAGAGAGATTCATGTTTCAATCAGACCTGTGCATACAGCTGCTTTATTTGCTAACCTTGGGCACAACACGTGGGTCGTTtcacctcaaaaagcacaagagGATTTCGACACCCacccatctcagattgttctgaaatcgtttATGTTGTTAGAAACAGATAAAATTcgcattcctgcaacattattttgttgaaatatcatTTGACCTCTTTGAAGTTatgctaattgattgcacccaaattgccATTGAAAtgtataggattcatataatattgaataaatatagtacctaacTTTTTTCTAACAACGAGTTAGACATGAGGAATCAAAATAAACGGTCAAATGTTTATATGATATGAATCCTACATATTAAAATGGCCAATCTGGGTGCAATCAATTAACAAAATAACGATGCAAGAATGCTAATCTGATTGGTTTGGGTTCCAAGTTCTATGGTAAATCCCTCACATTTTGAGACTCACATAAATGACTGTCTTGCaatgtacccccccccccccaaaagattTGCATTTGTGCTATCTACCAATTGCATTGTGTAAACCTGCGGTTAGGTGTGTGTGGGCAGACACCGTcatacactcacagacacacaaacaggcagatgcacacacaccgtcctacactcacagacacacaaacaggcagatacacacacaccgtcatacacacacacacacacacacacacacacacacacacacacacacacacacacacacacacacacacacacacacacacacacacacacacacacacacacacacacacacacacacacacacacacacacacacaaagctcaaGGGCAGTGAAAGGGGGAGGTGTGGGATGGAGGAGGCTATTTATAGATGGTTTTCCCTTTTATGTGAGAATGAACTCTCTGTCAGCGGAAGAGGAAGGAACGtgtcaggagacagacagacgtgtcCGAGAGACAAGATCAAAGCAAGCTGCCGAGCATGATTTACCGCAGAACGACAGGGTTTAATGGAATTTGCATTGGGACCGATAAATCCCCGCACATATGACACTCGATCAGAGAAATACAGTCTTCAACACGCTCCAAAAAAAGGCAAGGGTTCACTTACCTAGCATGTAAATCAATCAAATCAGTTAAAAAGACACAGTTTAAGGGTCACACTTACCCAACATGCCCTTGCTTTCCTCTGACAAACACATATCTTTCTCGGCGCTGGGGAGCACAAAGCCCACTACGAAGATCTCCACACCGTCTGCCATGAGCGCCAGCCCCAGCACAAAGTAGAGGGTCCACTGGAACTTCCCATGGCCACACTCCTGCAGGATGGTCTCGTACTGCTGGGCTAGCTCTTCTTGGTCCTTCCGCCGTTCCCCCTCAAACTGTGCCATGTCCCTGAACTGCTGCCCATCTCCCCCTGCTAGGCCGTCAGCAGCCTTGCTCGAGTCAGCGCGGGGAATGCCCTGGTACTCGCCCTCGTAGATCTCGTCGTCTTCGTCGTGACCTTCTGTGGAGTCGCTGTGGCCACCTTCCTCGTCATTGGCTGCCTGGCTGTCGCCCCGGTAGTAACCACCGTCCTGCCCCCCAGGCACTACAGGGTAGTCATCGTCATCGTTTTCCTCAAAGCGGGCGTAGGAGCGTTTGCTGTACTCGTCGGTCATCTTGTCCACACCGCGGCCGACCTTCTTGGCCGCCTGGCGCTTGACCTCTTTGGCAATGTCTTTGGCGCCCTTTATAAAGGCTGTCTTGTTCTGATAGCCGTCCTCCATTGTTGAAGTGTTGAGGAATCTCAAAGGCAGGGGTTTATCACCTGAAAAGTAGGTTGTGAACTCAGGAATCTCTGGGGAGTGTTTCTGTCAGGTAGCGTTCCAGTTTACCCTCAACAGGGTGGCGGAGAGTTGAGCTGAATTGGATCACAGGGCCCGCTTTGTGATGGACAGCTCCTATACAGAGGGAAAGCGCAAACACATTGTCAGTCACATGGACCATACTTCAgaatcagggttggggtcaatatAATTGTAAACAAATACCGTATAGTTTAAAACATGTTTGAAACCATAATTGTGATCGAATggagtccttgcatccatagctccaTCCCTCAGCTCTTTATCAAAACAAGTGGTGGGTTGCAATTTGTTGTTTTGcgaatcccagattgccccttttaaGTACCATTCCATCTCTATAATGCTCAATAAATGAGTAAGCATGTTACTGTTGCTAGGGGGAGAGTATTTCTAAGCAGTTGCCAAGCAGCATCTTATCTCAATTTGCACTCTCTGAACTGATTAGGAATGGCTTACTGTTCTCCTGTTGACATATTGTGTCTGGTGTCCATCTGATAACCACTCAACACCAGGGAAACTATAGCAGGGACATACTGAGAAGGGTAGCAGCAATTCCTAGTGGACTGTGGATTCATGGATAAgtcaaaataaatattttttcaaACATATGGAAAGGACATTTGAAATAATATAAATTAAGAGTATGAATCCAAGTGTGTATTATTGCAATGCACAAACAATGTTGCTTTTGACTTATACTGCTTTATTTGAAAATGGCCTTTCTCACATGTTAAGATGCAGAATCGACCATACTGGAAGTAAAAAGCCTGTAAAATGTGGATAACACTttgtgaagaggtgactctgggatgctggtcttctaggcagagttcctctgtacagtgtctgtgttcttttgcccatcttaatcttttatttttattggccagtctgagatatggctttttctttgcaactctgcctagaatgccAGCATTCCGGAGTTGCCTGTTCactgttttcagctgtgctaacataatttcaaaaggtTTTTTtattgatcaattagccttttaaaatgataaacttggattagctaacacaacatgccattggaacacaggaggcctctgtacgcctgtggatatattccattacaaatcagccgtttccagctacaatagtcatttaaaacatgaacaatgtctacactgtatttctgatcaatttgatgttattttaatggacaaaaaatgtgcttttatttcaaaaacaagaacatttctaagtgaccccaaacttctgaacagtagtgtatatattttcatcaatctacacacaattctccataatgacaaagagaaaatgttttttttttataaatgtttgcaaatgtattcaaattaAAAAACATGattatcttatttacataagtattcagacccttgctattaaactctaaattgagctcaggtgcatcctgtttccattgatcatccttgagatgtttctacaacttgattggagtccaactgtggtaaattcaattggtcggacatgatttggaaaggcacacacctgtctatataaggtcccacagttgacagtgcatgtcagagcaaaaaccaagccatgaggtctaaggaattgtctgtagagctcagagacatgaTTTagagacctttatttaactaggaatgtcagttaacaacaaattcttgtttacaatgacggcctacactggacgacactgagccaattgtgcgccaccctatgggactcccaatcacggctggttgtgatacagcctggattcttaCCAGGgtatctgtagtgacacctctaccactgagatgcagtgccttagacagctgcgccactcgagagcagatctggggaagggtaccaaaaaatgtctacagcattgaagaTACCAAAGAACAAAGTGGCtgccattattcttaaatggaagaagtttggaaccagcaagacacttcctagagctggcagcccagccaaactgagaaatctgGGGAGAAgaaccttggtcagggagttgaccaagtacccgatggtcactctgacagaattccagaattcctctgtggagatgggagaaccttccagaaggacaaccatctctgcagcactccaccaattaggcctttatggtagagtggccagacaaaagccactcctcagtaaaaggcacatgacagccctcttggagtttgacaaaaggcacctaaaggactcagaacatgataaacaagattctctggtctgatgaaaccaagatcgaactctttggcctgaatgccaagtgtcacgtctggaggaaacctggcaccatcccttcggtgaagcatggtggtggcagaatcatgctgtggggatgttattcagcggtagggactgggagactagtcaggatcgagggaaagatgaacggattaaagtacagagagatccttgatgaaaacctgctgcagggcgctcaggaccacagactggggcgaaggttcaccttccaacaggacaacatccCCAAGCCCATAGCCAAGGCAATGCAGAAGCGGCATtgcgacaagtctctgaatgtccttgagtgggccagccagagctcggacttgaacccaaacgaacatctctggagagacctgaaaatagctgtgcatcaacgctccccatccaacctgacagagcttgagaaaaatgtgagaaactccccaaatacaggtgtgccgagcttgtag is a genomic window of Oncorhynchus keta strain PuntledgeMale-10-30-2019 chromosome 19, Oket_V2, whole genome shotgun sequence containing:
- the LOC118398065 gene encoding synaptic vesicle glycoprotein 2A-like: MEDGYQNKTAFIKGAKDIAKEVKRQAAKKVGRGVDKMTDEYSKRSYARFEENDDDDYPVVPGGQDGGYYRGDSQAANDEEGGHSDSTEGHDEDDEIYEGEYQGIPRADSSKAADGLAGGDGQQFRDMAQFEGERRKDQEELAQQYETILQECGHGKFQWTLYFVLGLALMADGVEIFVVGFVLPSAEKDMCLSEESKGMLGLIVYLGMMVGAFVWGGLADRIGRRQSLLICLSINSVFSFFSSFVQGYSTFLLCRLLSGVGIGGSIPIVFSYYSEFLAQEKRGEHLSWLCMFWMIGGIYASAMAWAIIPHYGWSFQMGSAYQFHSWRVFVLVCAFPSVAAIASLTTMPESPRFFLENGKHDEGWMILKQVHDTNMRAKGHPEKVFSVTTIKTVKQMDELVDMVGDISTLRRYKLKLTSLFHQVRSNFLAIFNPEYRRTTFMMMAVWFTMSFSYYGLTVWFPDMIKYIQKQEYASRTKFFTKERVEHVTFNFTLENQVHRQGQYFNDKFMNLKMKSMVFEDSVFEECYFEDITSSRSFFRNCTFIATLFYNTDLFQNRIINSKLVNSTFLHNKEGCLLDFTDDNNAYMIYFVSFLGTLAVLPGNIVSALLMDKIGRLRMLAGSSVISCVSCFFLSFGSTESGMIALLCLFGGISIASWNALDVLTVELYPSDKRTTAFGFLNALCKLAAVLGISIFQSFVGITKAVPILFAAGALAAGSFLALKLPETRGQVLQ